In Aythya fuligula isolate bAytFul2 chromosome 21, bAytFul2.pri, whole genome shotgun sequence, the DNA window GGttacagttttttaaaaacaccagcACTGCACTTATAGTTCTGTATTTTAGACGATCAAACGCTAGGGTTGTTATTTGTCTTCAGCTTTTAACATTTAGCTgacatttaaatgcaaatcaCATTTAATAACTTGACTTTCAATGACAACACTTCAGTAGTGCTAAGACTGATTCAAACAGATAAAgtcaggttgttttttttaaattgaacaaGAATGCttggtggtgtgtttttaaatataatcttGCCTATTACATGTTACtgctgtcttttcatttttaaatcttgttATATCTTTAgtaaatatatgttaaaaaactCTTAGGGTGGCAGgttattactattttttgttgtttgtattttttcaattgtgacttttatattctttatatgCCAAACAAGCATTTCCATTAATGCTTATTTCAGTCTGTCTGTCTTGATAAAGCAGTATTGGTAGTACATGAATGAGAGCAGTGGAGATTGGACATCTGCTGACAATTTAGCCAGTGAGACAGAAAAAGTATACAAGTGTTTCCCAACAAGTACATAAGTGTAGCTCAAAAGCACTGTGTGCAGGCATATATTTTGATAAAACATAGCCTAgtcactgtaaaaataatggGAACAACTAAATGTGCtcttttaagaattaaaatctATCACCTGTAGTGTATTACCAGAGATCAAGGGATCGTAGAGGAAGCTTGATTTCCGCTCCCCTCCCTTGCTTACAAGTAATAGTATTAAGTAGTTTGAAAGTCCTTGCACTGAGGATATTCACcttatattttcattgtttttgatGTTTGCAACAATTGTAATGTGAGCTAGGCACACACAGAGAGGCAGCTTATCAGTAAACGTCAGAGATCTTGAAAAATCAAGGGAAAAACGTAAATTGAGAGGGACTTAACTGGTTTGGGAGAATGTTAGGGAAGAAATTTGTCCAAGTAGTGACAGTCAGCTGCAGCTGGCCGTTGACAGTTCTGACCCATTAGGAAGTGAGCTAGTATGCAATGAGCAATGTCTTTGTAGTTTTctctactttaaaaatgtgttcatgAATAGAATACCAAAATGAGTTAACTTAGAGCAAAGTGAAGTAGGGCTGAATGTTTTTGAACTAGGTAGTTACCTCGATGTTCCTGATTTGAGACAGATGGGtgtgaaaaacaaggaaacttTCTACCATGCATGCTTAAGTCCAGAGTCTATACAGTCATCTGTGTTTAATTATGAAACCATTTGTTAACTTGCTGCTTGTTTATAGTTCAAAGACTCTACAACTTCTCAGACGTGCTTATAAATATACTACTTTTTAAAGCCACCTAGGTTTGTTATTGTTGAATGATTTGTTTAGAATCTACAAATGCTCCcccaaatcaaacaaaaaaccatcCTTGTCTTCTATTCCTCCATAGGGTGGatataaataatgataaaaagatAGGTGCTAAAGAGATGCAGCGCTGGATCATGGAAAAGACGGATGAACATTTCCAGGAAGCTGTGGAGgagaataaaatgcatttccGGGCTGTGGACCCTGATGGTGATGGTAAGACAGAATGTTTCCTCCATCTCCTGATGACATCCAATTCAGCTGCTAGCTGGCAAACTGACAGACTGCTTGTTTGATGTGCTGTGCTAAAATCCTAGTTGCTTTGGACTGCATGTAATCCTTCACCTCTCAAGGGTTTTGATCCGTACAGAAGACAATAGAGCAAAGAAGTAATGTGTTTGTCAACACCGTAGTTCTCTGACTGCGATCTTATTTCTCTTGAATTCATAGGAAATCCTAATTGGCTCTGCCAGGGATGAGGTGAGGATCGTGACATAAATAGGTTATTTTCACAAGGCTTATCTGCTATAAGGAAACATGAAAGTGAATTGGGTGACAGCTGTCATGTTGCCGTTCATAAAGCTTAGTGTAGTGGTTATAGTGCTGAACCAAAAGACTTTAGCACGTGCCATTTTAAGAGATGAGACCAAAAGTTTACCATTTAACTATAATGTTGTGTCTGAGGTAAGGTTCTCTCTTACAGGCCATGTGTCCTGGGATGAATACAAAATCAAATTCTTGGCAAGTAAGGgatttaatgaaaaagagatTGCAGAGAAGATCAGAAACAACGAAGAGCTGAAAATAGATGAAGAAAGTAAGTGGAGACAGTTGTTGGtgaattatgtttttcttttactttcctaAATTCTGAATATTAAAATTGTTCTTAATGCGAGATGAATGTTTTAGCTGTTCTGCTGCCTCTATGCAAATATAGAACGTGTAAGTCATAAGACAGAAATACTCAATTTTAACTCAATTCTGCAGTTCCAACACTCTGGATAGAGGTATTTATACTAAAAATCTTCATTCCCTTTTTGTTACTCTGACTTGTGTTTAATGCTCTGCTAAGATGTGTTAACCTATGTTATCTGTGGCCCATTCTCTTGTTAACTGGGGTACCAGGTCCCTGGTTGCTCTGAATGAGAGGAAGCTGGGCGTACTTGATTTCTGAGATTGAGGAGGGGCGTGTGTACTATCAAACCGTGTTGTGGTTAAATAGGTGTGTGCTCAGGCACTGCGAAGAATGCTAGAAAATAGCAGGTTGCCTAACAATTGTTTCGTGTTTCATCTAAGTTCTCTATTGAGAGAATCTTTAGGTTAGTGAGATTAATCATTTCTTCCTTATTACTTTTGaaactttcatttaaatttgaCTTGTTATGAACACGGTAACGCTTAACAGAGTAATCTTCCCCCCATTACCCATCTAAAAGTACTTAGGCTTACTGTTAAGTAGAACATGAAGCCTTAGTCTTTCCTTGCAGGAATtagtcatttaaaaatgggTTATGTTATATTTTCCATTCATCAAAAAGCAACTACAATGCAAATGGGCCTTTTGAATTTTATGGCGGGGAAAACACCTGTGCAGCATGTTTTATGGCTGTGTGGTTAACTACAGTTTACAGGAATGCTCATCAGATAAAAGATTTGCTGAATAAGGAAAGCATGTGCATAACTCCTCTACCTAGGTAACAAGCCTTGTTTGGGAAAACCAAATGAGTTATCTACCGCTTCCTGAGGATGACAGGCAAAACTCATTTTCATACGCCACTGTTGTGCAAAagctttttggtttttgtttaattGGCTGCATAATAGAAAATAACTGAACGTGTGGAATGTAAGACGTTCTGAGTTTTAGGGAGAAGCAGGTAATGTTCTCTAGCATGCTACAGTTTGAAAGCCAAGCCAAAACTTGGGGACACAACTTTATATTTACCTTAGGCAGATAACCCAGTTTTGAACTGATGACTGATACTTGAGCTTTGTTTAGgactaaaaagaaaagcagcaaaagggaggctgtcttttgttttataatatttGGGATTGGCTACACCATGATTTGATTATTCTAACTGgtgttttaaagaattaaaacattcaCAAATGTACCTTCAGGTTCATATTAAGACTCAGAAGGATTTCTTTATTcttcaccaaaaaaagaaaaacattcaatgAAGACTTAAATCTTAATTGCAGCTACAATTTCAAAAATTGAGGTACAgccattgctgctgctttttcttatgCAACCAAAAGCAtgctggagatattcaagacaCTTCATTGTGCAATGACTGTAGTCTTTCAGAGCgtttttaaaatttgtgaaaTGCAAATACTTCATATTCATGTTTAGTAGTGTATTTTGCAGATGGGGTGTGCCACagacttgtatttttcttccagtttgtcATTTAGAAAATGCCTACACCAGAAAAAGAATGCTCTGtacaggtatttttttcctgtttggttATGTTCAGGACCACTGGTTGCATGTCCTGTTCATGCTGTGTGCTGTAGGGTGGTTTTTCAACAAGTCAGTGGCATAGTTTTAGCGGAAACTCATCTTCAAATTATGATTCTCGGTTGAGCTTAGGAAAAAACTCACTTAGAAAGTGCTTGTTGACATGATGTAAGATGAAATAGGTGGAAATGTAAAGtgatttctgctgctgctgtttgttcaTACGTGTGCTTagacttccatttcttttttgtagcacaaatatttctttatcatagtaacaattaaaacatgTATGGTTTAGGTCTGTATCGAAATGCAATCAGTTTTCGGGACAGACAAGATAACTAAAAGGAGTAATAAGTATTCATATCCTGAAGTGACTGGaaactaaaatacatttcttggtGTGTACTTAACGTTTCCGAGTTTTCTTTTGTAGCGCTACCTTCTTATGTCTCTCATAGTtgcaaaaattcaatttttcaggctgaaataCTGGATGCTGCTTCTGAGCCAAAGGATATAGGCTTTCTGGGGGGGAGATTATTTTGGATTCTGAGCCTTTGAcagggtaaaagaaaaaaggaggagcAAGGACAGTGCAGAAGTCCTCTTACAGTGTCCCTAGTCACTTCTTACATTGAAATTTTGATCCAGGTGTAgctaaatattttcatctcCTAATTTCAGCTCAGTGATTTGGTTAAAGGATCTTTCCTAGTGTTGCAGCACTAACTTTTCCAAActaattgtgttttgtttccctttagCACCCTCTTTCCCTAGAAGGTTAACTGTATAATAACTGGTTCTTAGGTCATCCTTGTTTAAACAATTGACTAGGGGtaggtatatttttaaaactgtcaaCCTTAAACATAACGGTTTTAATCTTAAATTTCTAGCACAGGAAGTTTTAGATAACCTGAAGGATCGGTGGTACCAAGCTGACAACCCACCTCCTGATATGTTGTTGAATGAAGAAGAATTCTTGTCCTTTCTTCACCCAGAGCATAGTAGGGGAATGCTGAAGTTCATGGTCAAAGAAATCATCCGAGATCTGGGTATgccattttaaaagatgttttcttcagagTTGTTTACTTGCAAACTGTTTTGTTGGGTGAATGTGAGATTATTGTACTGCCGTGGCTCTATCTGAAATTCTGGCATGTCTTGTTTGCTGTTTTACACATTCCAATATGACGTGTTAAGAAAAACATGCTGTTAGCACAAATATTGGTATATCAATGAGGTTGTCTGTGCATTGTTCAAGACTAAATTTAGTCTGTTAAGGAACAGCACAGCATTATATGTTATGAAAGTATTCTGAGTACTTCTTACAGAGCTGATCAGCTGCCCCAGCTTCACACTCAAGTGCTGCTGCATCATAGGGTCTCTTAGCAATAGTAGAAAAGGGttgaatattaaaatactctaaaatatatttatatgaatgTTTAATGAGGCACTAATTGCTTTGTACTTCTGCAGTGTAGCAACCATGTAAGAATTGACATACACTTAGGAAAACGGAAATCGTTGAggtttctaagaaaaaaatatttttttaaatattcctgaGTACTGtcaacaaatgttttttttttttcctggtgagTGAATAGTTATGCATATTTGGAACTGCTAGaacacctcaaaaaaaaaaaaaaaaaaaaagaaaaaagtgaacttcaactttGCTAGTAGTTGGCTTAATAAATATGAAGAGTTTCCAGTGATGTTTAAGTGTTGTGTGCACAGACAAAACAATTCCAGTGCACGGTCGTTTATGAATATTAATTTACTTGATATGCTGATATAAGAAGAGACTGCACACAGCTGTCAGAAACTTTCAGTTGCAGCAGATacagggtggaaaaaaataacacagcaacatcaataaaataaatgcccAGCCTGTCAGCTGGTGTATCTTTCAGGCCCAGTAGACAACTCTGACGTGAAGGAATATCTCATTTTTATGGACATTAAGCAAATACTTTTCAGTTTCCATGTACTTCTGTTGTAGATCAAGACGGAGATAAGAAGCTTACCCTTTCAGAGTTCATTTCATTGCCTGTTGGTACTGTAGAGAACCAGCAAGCTCAAGACATTGATGATGATTGGgtaaaagacagaagaaaggagTTTGAGGAGGTCATTGATGCAAACCATGATGGTATTGTCACaatggaggagctggaggtgagTCTCCATCAAACAGTTCGAGTTCTTGAAGTCAACAGGTGGTTTTTAAATACAAGACTGAGACCGCTTTAGAGATTATGAAgctcagaaatatttgaatgaaCAGTACAGGATGTGTGTACTGTTTTGGATTATAGTATTGTGCATCAGTGCTTGGAGTAGGCTGTTGTACTGCTCTTTCTCGGAGAAGGGGGAGTTTTCCTAGTGTAGCTATTATTCTTAGGTATGCTGTTAGGGTTTTTTGTCACACAGACACTTGCATGGATATGTAGTGCATGAAAGCAAGTCAGTGCACCTAATGAAATTTGTGGTGAATGGGACAATGAGTCATACTTCCACGTACAAAACAAGTAATTGGCAAACTgtgtattcatttaaaaaaaaaaaaaagtcaaacaggCAAAATGAACAAACCTTGGGGCCCCAGTAGCTTAGAAAATAGCAGAGAGCTCTATCTTTCTGAGtgttttttgtaactttttttaaGTGTGGTTTGTAGATTGTAGCCTTTTCAGGCTTTTGTTTGCGGAAGGAAGGATTTAATGCTTAATTTTTGAGACTTCAACCTGGGTAGTTTAAAATGGAACAAGAAAGTTATCAATTGAACATCCTCCAAAAAGGTTATGTCCAAAAACAATAAATGTAGGAGATACAGAAAGACACTGTActgattttaattctgaatttgtatttcttcacaAATTACTGGATTTGATGGTGGGTTTATTTTGCAAccaaaatgtcaaaaatgtttGTGGGTACTGGCATGAACTgagaaaatttgtatttcttagaATGGACAAGGAAGCAGTGAATGGAAAAATAGCCAGGAGGTGAATGTAAGTCTGAAACAAAGATGTTCTAACGCTCTTTTTTATGACTTACATTTGCTTTAGGGTGTTTTATGTTGTTCTCACAGTTGTTGAAGTTTTTGTTGAAGTTTACAAGAAGCCAGGGTTGATAATCCTGGTGtgtggaaatgttttcttggtTACTGAAAATGACTGATTTTCTTGTCCTAGGAATATATGGATCCTATGAATGAATACAATGCCCtaaatgaagcaaagcaaatgaTAGCAGTAGCAGATGAAAATCAAAACCACCACTTAGAGCTGGAGGAGATCCTAAAATACAGTGAATACTTCACAGGCAGCAAACTTATGGACTATGCACGTAACGTCCATGAGGAGTTCTGACCCTGCTCGCTTTTCCAGAGTTCTGAAGCACTTTcctgctttcaaaataaaaataaaggaacaaaaaccAACACTCACAAACGGACAGAAAATTTCCTTGCTGCTATCTGTGTTATATGCGTACAGTGTGTTGTActagactaaaaaaaaaaacttccgTCCATATAGAAGATCTACAGCTTTGCCTTCAGtatgtttcaaaagaaaaaaagttgattaAATAATGAGGCAGGTACTGGACTATGTTGGTTCACCCTGTTTTGTACAGTTAATCCAGCTGAagtttcagctgctttttgctAATTGTATTTGGTGGAGgtatcttaaatatttaacttttcttgTTGCCCTCATAGCTGCTGATCCATGGAAATCACAAGTAACACTGAAAGATGTTGGCTTTTGTAAAGGGGATTGCGGTTCAGATACGTGTGTTCTGGCCCCATGAGGATATCCATACATAGACTGATTggaaatacttttgttttgctcaacaaattttacatttgtattttgtttatggTCATATTCATTTCAGAATGTTTTAGTTACGAAAATCAGTAAATTGGATCAGGTTGCTGCTGCCTGGACTGTTCT includes these proteins:
- the SDF4 gene encoding 45 kDa calcium-binding protein; translation: MMSRQAFLCSLGSLYLSLLFVFLLMDVYARPANNSALKEKAADSKDENEILPPDHLNGVKMEMDGHLNKEFHQEVFLGKEMEEFEEDSEPRKNRKKLMAIFSKVDINNDKKIGAKEMQRWIMEKTDEHFQEAVEENKMHFRAVDPDGDGHVSWDEYKIKFLASKGFNEKEIAEKIRNNEELKIDEETQEVLDNLKDRWYQADNPPPDMLLNEEEFLSFLHPEHSRGMLKFMVKEIIRDLDQDGDKKLTLSEFISLPVGTVENQQAQDIDDDWVKDRRKEFEEVIDANHDGIVTMEELEEYMDPMNEYNALNEAKQMIAVADENQNHHLELEEILKYSEYFTGSKLMDYARNVHEEF